The nucleotide window CTTCTTCGCGAGGATAGCAAACAGGATGAGGCCCTCAGTCATGTACTCTTTTCTCGGGAGCGTCTTCGTTATAACTGTCGTAAGTGAGCTGGCGAGGGTAATATGAGGTCTCTAGGAGGACTAGGGATCTTGGAAGGGTAGGTGGACCTCAGACCTTGGGTCTCCAGGGACTAGGAAGACCTTTGGACTGAACAACGTCTCTTGACTCCGTCTAGATGGGGTCTCGCTCAGGATTTAGTAATGTCTAATACGTCCTTAACCCTTTGGCTTCAGTGGATCAAGAATTCCTCTCACCCTTATACACCCCTAGCCTAGCCTTCACCTCTCAGATGCAGCCCAAATTAAGGTAGGTCTCTTCCAGGGCTCGTCATGACATGGTCGCATGAGACCACATGGACTAGACGGAGTGGCTGAGACGCTGGTTACTCCTCTGACTAAATTCGCTCTCGCTCTCTCCCCTCAGGTCTCAGACTCGGTCCTAGACCCTTTAACGTGGGTTGAGTACTTTTCTAAGCTAACTAGATATACTGCACGATAAAAACCCTGCTCACCTTCACTAGCTGATGGAGCACCGCACTAGTCGAACTCACCCCTTTAGAACCAAAAGTTATTTTAATTGGAAATTTATCTGATTAGTATGCCACAATATCAGGTCGTGGGAGCAGATCTCCAATACCTTAAGGTCCAGCTCTCTCAGGGAGAGGGTATATACGCAGACGCAGGCCACATGGTCATGAAGGATTCAGGGGTCTCACTACAGACGAGGTTAAGGGGAGGTTTTCTCTCAGGCCTGAAGAGGGCAATCACAGGTGGCTCCTTCTTCGTCACGGAGTTTTACGGACCTGGAGAGGTCGTGCTATCTGGGATTTTCCCAGGCAAAATAGTCAGTGTACCCATGCAGGGAGGGGGGATAATGGCTGAGTCCCACTCGTTCCTGGCGGCAGAGACTACAGTTGAGTACGATGCGTCACTAGCTAGGTTGAGCGCTGGTATTCTGGGAGGTGAGGGGCTCTTCCTGGCTAGGTTCAGGGGGACGGGGAACCTGTTCCTCCACGCTTACGGTGGGCTGTACATCAAGGACTTGGCCCCAGGGGAGACCATCCAGGTGGAGGCGTCCCACTTGATGGCTTTTCAGGAGGGGATGAACTACTCAGTGCAGCTGGTAGGAGGTCTGAGGTCCATATTTTTCTCCCACGAGGGCCTCTTCTTTGTGACCATTACGGGTCCAGGGAGAGTCTGGTTACATACCTTAACTGCGCAACAGTTGGCCCAGGCACTAGTGCCATTCTTACCGCAAGGACAGCAAGGAGGGCCTGGGGGTTTCAGTATCAACTTTTAGAGTCTCTTTAGCTGTCTCAAGTAGTGTAAACGCGTCCAGTAGTCAGGGCGGTAGGCAAAAAAGACTGAGAGCCGTGACGTAGACCCTCACTACTCCAATACTACACACCCTAAGTGGGGAGAATGGCAGAGGTCTCTTATGTACTTTAGCTGTCATGCGGTAATGAAAACGTCCTCGACGTTATCGCAATCATGAATCGATATGGGAGGTATCCTTTCCCCCTCAACCCCCTCAAATGCAGATCCACACTCTAACCAACGAGGGGAAACCCGCACGGCGAGTATGAAGTCATCTTCCACACCCTCACATCCCTGGTCGACATACCCATTCACGTCTGTCCCAGCACTTCCACGTTCCTTAGAACGATAATTAGACCTCTTCTCAGTTAAGATACATTTTTTAATGATTAGATTTCTAACCTCCTATGAACAGAACTATCATATTACTGGTACTCGTCCTCGGTACTTTGATGGCAGCAGTAGATAGCACCATAGTCCTCCTCGCCCTACCCCAAATAACGCAGGACCTACACGCAGACCTCTTCACGTCAATATGGGTCTTGTTAGCTTACCTTCTGGTCTCAGCCATATTTTCAACACAGATGGGTAGAGTAGGGGACATCTTTGGAAGAGCTAGGATGTTTAACCTAGGTTTCGCCATCTTTACTGTCGCGTCAGCGCTATGCGGCCTCTCGGATAGCGTGTATGTCCTTATCCTCTTCAGGGTAATCCAGGGAGTAGGGGGAGCCATGATGTCAGCCAACAGTGGGGCCATAGTGGCGGACCACTTCCCTCCTAACTTGATGGGTAGGGCGTACGGTTTCACCTCCTTGGGATGGAACATCGGTGCCCTCCTGGGGATAGTGCTGGGTGGGAGCCTCACTACCTTTTTTGGGTGGCA belongs to Metallosphaera tengchongensis and includes:
- a CDS encoding TIGR00266 family protein codes for the protein MPQYQVVGADLQYLKVQLSQGEGIYADAGHMVMKDSGVSLQTRLRGGFLSGLKRAITGGSFFVTEFYGPGEVVLSGIFPGKIVSVPMQGGGIMAESHSFLAAETTVEYDASLARLSAGILGGEGLFLARFRGTGNLFLHAYGGLYIKDLAPGETIQVEASHLMAFQEGMNYSVQLVGGLRSIFFSHEGLFFVTITGPGRVWLHTLTAQQLAQALVPFLPQGQQGGPGGFSINF